The following coding sequences are from one Pseudonocardia sp. EC080619-01 window:
- a CDS encoding DUF2399 domain-containing protein, giving the protein MTGPEAGPVAVRLAELLRATGRTRLARAAVQRAHLEADPSSVGTAGARRGLAAALDELAAAGVLVPTRETDDGVPPLPKSVKLLRPGAVGPVAAGPGGRGVPWHAELAWAADLPHPPPVLRRVSDWLFAGGTRAVEVPLRERALEITGDEKAFDGRLPGRLDLATLRARRVVPPLHVESLPAGGTVLLVVENADTADSLVRALRDDPGPVAGVAWGAGNAFTASVLRLRDDPPAAIRYFGDLDAAGLRIPRRASELAVAEGLPEVRPATGLYRALLEHGVPAPSARIDHSDVDWLDPGLRGPVRELFASGMRLAQEAVGHRVLSAGRDWRTGLPPT; this is encoded by the coding sequence GTGACCGGTCCCGAGGCCGGTCCCGTCGCGGTGCGGCTGGCGGAGCTGCTGCGGGCCACCGGACGGACCCGGCTCGCACGGGCCGCGGTCCAGCGCGCCCACCTCGAGGCCGACCCGTCGTCGGTGGGGACCGCGGGGGCGCGTCGTGGCCTGGCTGCGGCACTCGACGAGCTGGCGGCCGCCGGTGTGCTGGTCCCGACCCGGGAGACCGACGACGGCGTCCCGCCGCTGCCGAAGTCGGTGAAGCTGCTCCGGCCCGGCGCAGTGGGCCCGGTGGCCGCGGGACCGGGCGGGCGCGGCGTCCCGTGGCACGCCGAGCTCGCCTGGGCCGCGGACCTCCCGCACCCGCCGCCGGTGCTGCGCCGGGTCAGCGACTGGCTCTTCGCCGGTGGGACCCGGGCGGTGGAGGTCCCGCTCCGCGAACGCGCGCTGGAGATCACCGGTGACGAGAAGGCGTTCGACGGGAGGCTGCCCGGCCGGCTCGACCTGGCGACGCTGCGCGCCCGGCGGGTGGTCCCGCCGCTGCATGTCGAGTCGCTGCCCGCCGGGGGCACGGTGCTGCTGGTGGTCGAGAACGCCGACACCGCGGACTCGCTGGTCCGGGCCCTGCGTGACGATCCCGGCCCGGTCGCCGGTGTCGCGTGGGGGGCGGGGAACGCGTTCACGGCGTCGGTGCTGCGTCTGCGCGACGACCCGCCCGCGGCGATCCGGTACTTCGGTGATCTCGACGCCGCCGGCCTGCGGATCCCGCGCCGGGCCTCCGAGCTCGCCGTGGCGGAGGGGCTGCCGGAGGTGCGTCCGGCGACCGGGCTGTACCGGGCGCTGCTGGAACACGGGGTGCCCGCACCGTCCGCGCGGATCGACCACTCCGACGTGGACTGGCTCGATCCCGGTCTGCGCGGCCCGGTCCGGGAGCTGTTCGCGTCCGGGATGAGGCTGGCCCAGGAGGCGGTCGGGCACCGTGTCCTGTCCGCAGGCCGGGACTGGCGCACCGGCCTCCCCCCGACCTGA
- a CDS encoding PepSY domain-containing protein, with translation MRTRTTVAALAAGLFLVGGGTALALAPGDAAIAPVALSSVTGAPPAGAAAPAVDRAAAERIALERAGGGQVTEVEFDRADDDRDDADDRDDRDDRDHWEIEVRNGGTEHDIDVDAATGEILDHDVDGDDSTDDRDDRDDD, from the coding sequence ATGCGTACCAGGACCACCGTTGCAGCCCTCGCCGCCGGCCTGTTCCTCGTCGGCGGAGGGACCGCGCTGGCCCTCGCCCCGGGGGACGCCGCGATCGCCCCCGTCGCCCTGTCCTCGGTCACCGGGGCCCCGCCCGCGGGCGCCGCGGCACCGGCCGTCGACCGCGCCGCCGCCGAGCGCATCGCCCTGGAGCGGGCCGGTGGCGGGCAGGTGACCGAGGTCGAGTTCGACCGGGCCGACGACGACCGCGACGACGCCGACGACCGGGACGACCGGGACGACCGGGACCACTGGGAGATCGAGGTCCGCAACGGCGGCACGGAGCACGACATCGACGTCGACGCCGCCACCGGGGAGATCCTCGACCACGACGTCGACGGCGACGACTCCACCGACGACCGCGACGACCGCGACGACGACTGA
- a CDS encoding HAMP domain-containing sensor histidine kinase, producing the protein MRRRILVLVGATVLLVLVAFAIPLATLIRSVAEDSALSGATSQARSLTPTVATGDRAAMQPVVQGADAADVTDVSVFLPGGDIVGAPAPRSRLVELGLLGQSASTDAPGGREMVFAVQGTPAGNAAIRVFVPDDELYRGVVRSWLLLAGLSVVLLAGGLLVADRLARTLVDATTDLSEVSERLARGDLSARADPEAPAELGVVAGALNGLAGRISELLKEERENVADLAHRVRTPLTALRLDAEALRDPDESARISSGVDGVQRAVTGAIEQARRRGGESRSADAAAVVRERVEFWQVLAEDTDRAVTLDLADGPLPVGCARGDLEACVDALLGNVFAHTPDGTAFGIELTGRSRGGARLVVTDHGPGLPPGSDPTSRGVSGGGSTGLGLDIARRTADSGGGRLALHSPPGGGLQVELELAAPAE; encoded by the coding sequence ATGCGCCGCCGGATCCTCGTCCTGGTCGGTGCGACGGTGCTGCTGGTGCTGGTCGCGTTCGCGATCCCGCTGGCCACGCTCATCCGTTCCGTCGCGGAGGACTCCGCACTGTCGGGGGCCACCTCGCAGGCCCGGTCGCTGACCCCGACCGTCGCGACCGGGGACCGCGCCGCGATGCAGCCCGTCGTGCAGGGCGCCGACGCCGCGGACGTCACCGACGTCTCGGTGTTCCTGCCCGGCGGCGACATCGTCGGCGCGCCCGCACCGCGCAGCCGGCTGGTGGAGCTCGGCCTGCTCGGGCAGAGCGCGTCGACCGACGCGCCCGGCGGCCGGGAGATGGTCTTCGCCGTGCAGGGCACGCCCGCCGGGAACGCCGCGATCCGGGTCTTCGTGCCCGACGACGAGCTGTACCGCGGCGTCGTCCGGTCCTGGCTGCTGCTCGCCGGGCTGTCGGTCGTCCTCCTCGCCGGTGGCCTGCTCGTCGCCGACCGGCTGGCCCGCACCCTCGTCGACGCGACCACCGACCTGTCCGAGGTCTCGGAGCGGCTCGCCCGCGGCGACCTGTCGGCCCGCGCCGATCCGGAGGCCCCCGCCGAGCTGGGCGTCGTCGCCGGGGCGCTGAACGGGCTGGCGGGCCGGATCTCGGAGCTGCTCAAGGAGGAGCGGGAGAACGTCGCCGACCTGGCCCACCGGGTCCGGACCCCGCTCACCGCGCTGCGGCTCGACGCCGAGGCGCTGCGGGACCCCGACGAGTCGGCCCGCATCTCGTCCGGTGTGGACGGTGTACAGCGGGCGGTCACCGGAGCGATCGAGCAGGCCCGGCGCCGGGGCGGGGAGAGCCGGTCCGCCGACGCCGCCGCCGTCGTCCGGGAACGGGTGGAGTTCTGGCAGGTGCTCGCCGAGGACACCGACCGCGCCGTCACCCTGGACCTCGCCGACGGCCCGCTGCCGGTCGGCTGCGCCCGCGGCGACCTCGAGGCCTGCGTGGACGCGCTGCTGGGCAACGTGTTCGCCCACACCCCGGACGGGACGGCGTTCGGGATCGAGCTCACCGGCCGGTCCCGCGGCGGGGCCCGGCTCGTCGTCACCGACCACGGGCCCGGGCTGCCCCCGGGCTCCGACCCGACGTCGCGCGGGGTCAGCGGCGGGGGCTCGACCGGGCTCGGCCTCGACATCGCCCGCCGCACGGCCGACTCCGGGGGCGGCCGGCTCGCCCTGCACTCCCCGCCCGGCGGGGGCCTGCAGGTCGAGCTGGAGCTCGCCGCACCGGCGGAGTGA
- a CDS encoding response regulator transcription factor, which produces MAQILIVEDDPGIRGALIRGLSERGHAVDSAPTAMAGLESAVGTRPDLVVLDLGLPDMDGTTMLRMLRGASSVPVIVATARDDESEIVAVLDAGADDYLVKPFAAAQLDARIRAVLRRLGDGTPDPTVVVGGLSVDPRSRRAHLDGGELELTPREFDLLHYLAARADQVVSKRELVTEVWQQPYGGADKTVDVHLSWLRRKLGETAQAARYLHSVRGVGVRLSAPTGDA; this is translated from the coding sequence GTGGCCCAGATCCTGATCGTCGAGGACGACCCCGGCATCCGCGGAGCCCTGATCCGGGGGCTCTCCGAGCGCGGGCACGCCGTCGACTCCGCCCCCACCGCCATGGCCGGCCTCGAGTCCGCCGTCGGCACCCGGCCCGACCTGGTGGTGCTCGACCTCGGGCTGCCCGACATGGACGGCACCACGATGCTGCGGATGCTGCGCGGCGCCAGCTCCGTCCCGGTGATCGTCGCGACCGCCAGGGACGACGAGTCCGAGATCGTCGCCGTCCTCGACGCCGGCGCGGACGACTACCTGGTCAAGCCGTTCGCCGCCGCGCAGCTCGACGCCCGCATCCGGGCCGTCCTGCGGCGGCTCGGCGACGGGACGCCGGACCCGACGGTCGTCGTCGGGGGGTTGTCGGTGGACCCGCGGTCGCGCCGCGCGCACCTCGACGGCGGCGAGCTGGAGCTCACCCCGCGCGAGTTCGACCTGCTGCACTACCTCGCCGCCCGGGCGGACCAGGTCGTCAGCAAGCGGGAGCTGGTCACCGAGGTGTGGCAGCAGCCCTACGGCGGCGCGGACAAGACCGTCGACGTCCACCTGTCGTGGTTGCGGCGCAAGCTCGGGGAGACCGCGCAGGCCGCGCGCTACCTCCACTCGGTGCGCGGGGTCGGGGTCCGGCTCTCCGCACCCACCGGTGACGCCTGA
- the sbnB gene encoding 2,3-diaminopropionate biosynthesis protein SbnB, protein MTDVQENAAAGAGETLDPPPFSVISGGQVRRVLQGREREIVDLVADTYRLHGAGDSVNPPSYFLRFPDRPASRIIALPASIGGPSRVDGLKWISSFPGNVASGLPRASAVLILNDPATGYPFAVLESSIISATRTAASAALAADRLSRDRDRPLRVGFVGTGLIARYIHTFLAGTGWEFDEIGVHDLSADSAAGFRGYLERSGAGGRITVHDDAGSLVRGSDLVVFATVAARPYVDDPGWFSHAPLVLNVSLRDLAPEVLLASANIVDDVEHCLKADTSPHLVEQATGNRDFLDGTLDDVMSGRVRVPADRTVVFSPFGLGVLDLAVGRFVHDEIARTGELAVVEDFFHERSRHG, encoded by the coding sequence CGGTGATCTCCGGCGGCCAGGTCCGCCGGGTACTGCAGGGCCGCGAGCGCGAGATCGTCGACCTCGTGGCGGACACCTACCGGCTGCACGGGGCCGGGGACTCGGTCAACCCGCCGTCGTACTTCCTGCGGTTCCCGGACCGGCCGGCCTCGCGGATCATCGCGCTGCCCGCGTCGATCGGGGGCCCGTCCCGGGTGGACGGCCTGAAGTGGATCTCCAGCTTCCCGGGCAACGTCGCGTCCGGACTCCCGCGGGCCTCCGCCGTGCTGATCCTCAACGACCCGGCGACCGGCTACCCGTTCGCGGTGCTGGAGAGCTCGATCATCAGCGCCACCCGCACCGCGGCGTCCGCGGCGCTGGCCGCCGACCGGCTGTCCCGTGACCGGGACCGGCCGCTGAGGGTCGGGTTCGTCGGGACCGGGCTGATCGCCCGCTACATCCACACCTTCCTGGCCGGGACCGGCTGGGAGTTCGACGAGATCGGCGTGCACGACCTGTCCGCCGACAGCGCGGCCGGGTTCCGCGGCTACCTGGAGCGGTCCGGGGCGGGCGGCCGGATCACGGTGCACGACGACGCCGGATCGCTCGTCCGCGGCAGCGACCTGGTCGTGTTCGCCACCGTCGCGGCCCGCCCGTACGTCGACGATCCAGGCTGGTTCTCGCACGCCCCGCTGGTGCTCAACGTGTCGCTGCGCGATCTCGCGCCGGAGGTCCTGCTCGCGTCCGCGAACATCGTCGACGACGTCGAGCACTGCCTGAAGGCGGACACCTCACCGCACCTGGTGGAGCAGGCGACCGGGAACCGGGACTTCCTGGACGGGACGCTCGACGACGTCATGTCCGGCCGGGTCCGGGTGCCCGCCGACCGGACGGTGGTGTTCTCCCCGTTCGGGCTGGGCGTGCTCGACCTCGCGGTCGGCCGGTTCGTGCACGACGAGATCGCCCGGACCGGCGAGCTCGCCGTGGTCGAGGACTTCTTCCACGAGCGGAGCAGGCACGGGTGA